From Flexistipes sp.:
TGCCAGATAATATAGAGAATGGGGAACGCCTTGTCAACTACCAAAAATTTTAACAGGGGTTGTATTTAACAGCTGCCGAAGATTTTTGGCTATTTGTTTATCATAGCTGCTATTTGCTGGATTCTATGTAGTTTACAATATTTTCAGCTAAATGTTTTACCGTCCATTCAAATCTTTCAACATCTTTCTCAAGCAGTGTCATACGGAAACCGGGCAGAGAGGTGAAAAATGATGTCATCGGTACTACACATATACCTGAAGAAGCAAGAAGATAATATGCGAATCGTTTGTCCATTTCGATATTGCCGCCGGTGAGTTTTTCTACATAACTTTTTATTTCCGGTATATTTATGGGCAGTGTCTGTTTGTTGTTCAACACGGCTTCATTAAATACAATTGACATGTAAAAAGCACCGTTTGTTCTGCTGGTAACTATATAAGGCACGTCTTTAAGGATATTGTATGCAATGTTTGAAAGTTTTTCATAATGTCTAACCCTGTCTTTCAGGTATTTGTCGTATTCAGGGTGCTCCAGAAGCTTGGGGATTGCCATTTGGGGGAATGTGGTGGAGCAGACTTCGGACATTTTCTGCTGCAGAATTGCGTCGACATATCTGCAGAATTTTTCATCTTTGTCAATATTATAAACTTCCATCCAGCCGCATCTGGCACCCGGCCACGGATATTCCTTGGAAATACCCTTCATGCTTATTCCCGGAACATCTCCTATAATATCAGATAGCTGAACAGTTTTATGTCCGTTGTATGTTATGTTGTGATATATTTCATCAAATATTAAAAACAGGTCGTATTCTTTTGCTATTCTGACTATCTCTTTTAATGTCTCTTCCGAATAAACGAAACCTGTCGGATTGTCAGGATTGATTACCAGTATTCCGACAATTGAGTTATGGCTTTTTACTTTTCTCTCAAGTTCGTTTATATCGGGTTTCCAGTTATTGTAAGGGTTAAGTCTGTATGTATTCGGAGGAAACGAAGCATGCAGAACTTCCGCCATGAAATGGGTGGAATAGGTTGGTTCCGGCATTATAATCCTTGCATCCACCCTTATGGAACTGTATGCCCTTGCAATTGCGTCGCCAAGACCGTTAAAGAAGATAATATCTTCAGGTGTTATCTTTATCTTTCCCCTTTTGTTCACCTTTTCGGCCAGGTATTCCCTTGTGCTTAGCACTCCTTTTGTCGGGGAGTAGGCGAAACTCAAATCGTCTTCCATAATTTCGGAAAGGATGCTTTTCATCCATTCAGGAATTTTTTCCCCTTTTACCACCGGATCACCGATATTCTCCCAAATTACATCCACGCCTCTTTTCTTCAGCTCATTTGCGACATTCACTATATTTCTTATTTCATAAGTGAGCCCGCTGCCGCTTTTTGCTATATCAAAACGCATTTTCCTCTCCGTCAAATTGTGTTGGTAATTGAATCTCAAACCATATTACAATTTTGTGTTAATTTCTATATATAATTTGCTTATAATAGCCTGTGGATGTGTTTTTTAACATATTTGTGTGTTAAATCAAGGAAATTGTTAAATATATTTATCTTTACCGGGTTGTTTGCTATAAGGTTTGTATGAATAATTAGACGGGGCATATGTGGCACTTTATCGGTTAAAGCGGATTCAGTATCTTAATTCAGATATTAAAACATGCTGGAATTTTTTCTCCGATCCGGGCAAACTTGCGGAAATTACACCGGCATGGCTTGGCTTCCGTGTTGTTTCTGATCTTCCGGGAAATATGTTTCCCGGCCTGATTATAGAGTATAAAATTACTCCCTTTGCTTTTTTTGAAACGTCCTGGGTTACTGAAATTACACACGTTTCAGAGCCTTTCTTCTTTGTTGATGAGCAGAGGCTGGGTCCTTATAAATTCTGGCATCACAAGCATTTTTTCGAAGAAAGCGGAGACGGTGTTATTATGACCGACGAGGTTCATTACAGTATGCCTTTTGGTATCATAGGTGATATTTTGAACAGGTTTGTTGTAAGGAAAAGACTTGAAAATATTTTTAATTACCGGTTTGAGACTCTTAAAAAGTTATTTTGAATAAAATACCTCTATCCTTGATTTATAATGCTTAATGTTTTAATAAATGATAAATTTGCAATGGGGGAAAAGATGAACGTTAAAGCTCTTGTTTTGGCTGCAGGAAAAGGGACAAGGATGAAATCAAAGAAACCGAAAGTTCTTTTTGATGTTGCAGGCAAACCTATGATAGATTATGTGATGGAAGCTGCTTCTGCGGTTTGCTCAGACGGGACTGTCGTTGTTCTGGGAGAGGCGGCTGAGGATATTCAGTCTCATCTGCAGGGTTATAATTCAGAGTTTGTTTTTCAAAAAGAGCAGAAAGGAACGGCGGATGCTGTTTTGGCTGCGAAGGACACCCTTAAAAATTATAACGGTAAGATTCTTATCCTCTGCGGGGATATGCCGTTGGTGAGCAGGGAGAGTTTAAAAGCTTTTATTGAAAGTTCGGATTCTCCTGTAAATTTTATGAGTGTAAAAAAGAAAAATCCCGAAGGTTACGGAAGAGTAGTCAGAGGAGCAGACGGATCTGTAATCAGAATAGTTGAAGAAAAGGATGCAAACTTAAATGAAAAGAAGTTGAAGGAAATTAATACAGGTATATATCTCGCCGAGTCAAAGGAACTCTTCAGGAGACTGGAATATATTAACAATAATAACGCACAGGAGGAATACTACCTGACCGATATTGTCAAAGATGGTGCCGGTATTTTTGTTGCTGAAGCAGAAGAGGAATTTCTCGGGATAAACGACAGAGCTGCGCTGGCAGAAGCTTCAAAATTAATCTGGCGTAAGCGTGCTTGTGAATATATGAAAAACGGCGTCAGTATAATAGATCCGGACAGCTTTTACTGCGATAATTCGGTTGAGATTGAAAACGATGTTACGATACATCCAAATGTAACCCTAAAAGGTGAAACCAAAATTGGAGAAGGCAGTGTTGTTTATCCGGGATGCAGGATAGCCGACAGTGTGGTGGAAGATTATTGTGAAATAAAAGATAATTGTGTTATAACAGAATCTTTTGTGGGCAGAGAATCTTCAGTGGGGCCTATGGCACATTTGAGACCGGGAAGCAAACTGTACGGGAAAAATAAAATCGGCAATTTTGTGGAAGTGAAAAAAACGGAAATACATGAAAACTCAAAAGCCAGCCACCTGACTTATCTGGGTGATGCATATATAGGGAAAGATGTGAATATTGGATGCGGCACAATTACATGTAATTATGACGGTATCAGTAAACATAAAACTATTATTAACGACGGTGTTTTTGTGGGAAGTGATGTTCAGTTTGTTGCCCCTGTGGAAATAGGTAAAAATGCTTTGATTGCAGCGGGCTCGACTGTTACAAAAGATGTCCCTGATGAATCACTCGCCATTTCCCGGAGTGAGCAGGTTAATAAAGAAGGCTGGGTGAGAAAACGCAAACAAATTTATTCAAGGGAGAAATAGATATGTGCGGTATTGTGGCTTATATAGGTGAAAAGAATGCTTACGATATCCTTTTGGAAGGGCTTGAGAGGCTTGAGTACAGAGGTTATGACTCCGCCGGGCTGGCGCTGCTTGATAAATCCGAAAATATCATAAAAACGGTAAGAAGTGTTGGTAAACTGAAGAATCTTAGAGAAAAAACCAGCAGCACTGATTTTAACAGCAAAGCAGGTATCGGTCACACCCGGTGGGCAACGCACGGGAAACCGACATCCTACAACGCCCATCCCCATGTTTCCAAAGGCCTTGCTTTGGTTCACAACGGTATTATTGAAAATTACCTTCAGCTGAAAAAAGAGCTGACTGATAAGGGGTATGTTTTTCAGTCTGAAACGGACTCGGAAGTTATCGCTCACCTGATACACAGTTATCTGAACGGCGATATTCTTGAGGCGGTAAGGAAAGCTACAAACAAGCTGAACGGAGCATTCTCCGTTGCAGTGATATCAGAAGATAACCCGGACAGGATTATAGCAGCCAGAAATGACAGCCCTCTTGTTTTGGGGGCAGGAGAGGGTGAGAATTTTGCAGCAAGTGATATTCCCGCTGTTTTGAGTCACACGAGGAATTTTATTTTTATGGAAGATGGTGATATTGCAGTTTTGCGGAAAGACTCCATAGAGATTTATGATAAAAATCACAAAAAAGTTGAAAGGGATAAAAAATATATTGACTGGAATCCGGTCATGGCTGAAAAAGCCGGATTCAGGCATTTTATGCAGAAAGAGATTTATGAGCAGCCCAGGGCAGTTACAGATACTCTGAGGGGTAAGTATTCTCTTGAAGAGTCGTTAATCAGACTGCCTGAACTGGATGAGATAAGCGGAGCACTGAAGAATGCAAGCAGAATTCACATTGTCGCCTGCGGAACAAGCTGGCACGCGGGTCTTGTGGGCAAATTCCTTCTTGAAAAATTTGCCGGTGTACCTGTGGAGGTGGATATAGCATCCGAGTACAGATACAGGGATACAATTCTGGATGAAAATGTGATTTTCCTTGCCATTACCCAGTCCGGAGAAACAGCCGATACACTGGCAGCCATGAGGATGGCAAAGAAAAAAGGGTGCAGTACTTTGGCTATTTGCAATGTTCTGGGCTCTTCAGTATCCAGGGAAGCAGACGGCGTGATATATACCCATGCCGGACCTGAGATCGGTGTTGCCTCAACAAAAGCGTTTACAACACAGATAACCTGCCTGTATATGCTTGGCATTTATTTAGGTCAGATCAGAAATACGATGAGCGATAAATCAAGAAGTGAATATATACACAGCCTTCTCGGTGTCCCCGAGCAAATGGAGTATGTGTTGAATAAAGATAGTGAAATTGAAAATATTGCAAAGGATTTTAAAGATTATAAAGATTTTCTTTTTTTAGGAAGGCACCTTAATTATCCTGTTGCACTCGAAGGGGCTCTTAAACTTAAAGAAATATCATACATACATGCAGAGGGCTATCCTGCCGGCGAAATGAAGCACGGTCCTATTGCACTTATAGATGAAAATATGCCTGTTTTTACTTTGGCAACCAAATCCCGGGTGTATGATAAGATTGTTTCTAATATCGAAGAGGTAAAGGCTCGTGACGGTATCGTTATTGCAACTGTTACGGAAAATGATACCCATCTTGCGGACAAATGTGACGCTGTTATCAGTATTCCCGGAACATCCGAAGAGGTCAGTGTCTTTTTAAATACAGTTGTTACACAATTCTTCGCCTATCATTGTGCCCGCTTACTGGGTAATGATGTTGATCAGCCGAGAAATTTGGCAAAAAGCGTGACAGTGGAGTGATAATGATACAAAAAGCCAAAGGGTGGTTGAACAGCTTTTTTGGCGAACACGAAGATATGTATATGGCCGGTGTTGCTGTACTTATCGGTGTAGCTGCCGGTTACGGTAACATTATTTTCAGGTATTTAATAGGTATTGTTCAGGATTTTTTCTACGGGACAAAAGAGGAGTTTCTTTTAGAAACGCTCATTCACACCCCTATATATAAGATTGTTCTTATTCCGGCTGTGGGCGGATTGATAGTTGGTATGGCCGGCCTAATTTTTAAATCTGCAAAGGGGCACGGTGTGCCGGATGTTATAAAGGCAATAGCCCTCAATTTAAAAATCAGTCCTTTTGTAGCTGTTGTGAAAAGTTTCACTTCTGCGATTACACTTGGCACCGGAGGTTCCGCAGGAAGAGAGGGACCCATTATACATATAGGTTCGGCACTGGGCTCCGGTGTGGGAAAAATATTCGGTTTTTCCACCAGAAGGATGAAAACGGCTGTTGCTTGCGGAGCGGCAGGCGGACTGGCGGCAACCTTTAATGCACCTATCGGCGGGGCGATGTTTGCAGCGGAAGTGTTGCTTGGCGAATTCGGTATCAGAACATTCAGTCCGATTATCATTTCTTCCGTTATTGCAACTGTCGTTTCAAGGGGACACCTGGGCAATGTGGTAACTTTTGAAGCGCCGGAATATCATCTGAGACATTTTATGGAGCTGCCCCTTTATATGGTGTTGGGTTTTGCCTGTGCCGTAGTCGGTGTTTTTTTTATACGTTTTTTTTACAAAACCGAAGAAACCTTTGACAATCTGAGCATACCTTCTTTTCTAAAGCCTGCTTTGGGCGGGCTGCTGCTCGGCATACTGGCCATATACTCACGTGAAATTATGGGTGTCGGTTACGACACAATAAACCAAATTCTTGCTTCGAATCAGGTGGGACTTTTTCTCTTAGTTATTGTGTTTCTTAAAATCCTTGCAACATCTCTGACTCTGGGATCCGGTGGATCCGGTGGTTTGTTTGTCCCTGCACTTTTTATAGGAACTGCAACAGGCGGAGCTTTGGGGGGGATTTTTAATGCTGCCTTTCCCGGTATTACGTCTTCCAGCGGTGCCTATGCTTTGGTGGCAATGAGCGCTATGCTCGGTGCAACCATAAAAGCCCCTTTAACTGCTATACTTATAATTTTTGAGATTACCCAGAGTTATGAAATCATTTTGCCGTTAATGTTTGCAACGATTATTGCAAATGTTGCTGCCAACTGGCTGGAGAAAGAATCTATTTTTTCCTGGATTCTTGCCAAGGAAGGTATCAATATCAGAAAGGGCACTGAAGAAAGAGTACTATCCGAAATAAGAGTTGAAGATGTAATGCTCAGGGATATTGTTACTTTTAAAGAAAGCTCCAATTTCAAAGAGATCACCGAGGGTATAAAGAAAGCCGATCATATTTATTATCCGGTGTTAAACGATAAAGGATATCTGACAGGCATTATGTCGTTAGATAATATAAAAAATGTGATGTTTGAAAAGGGGCTGGAGGAAATTGTTGTGGCAGGTGAGATTTGCACAAAAGATGACCTGATATACGTTTACCCTGAGGACAGTCTTGCCACAGCTCTAAAAAAGCTGGGAATTAAAGATCTGGGGGCACTGCCCGTTGTGGAAAATATAAACGGCAATTTTAAGGTAGAAGGATTGCTGAGAAGAAGTGATATAATTTTAGCCTATAATAAA
This genomic window contains:
- a CDS encoding chloride channel protein, with product MIQKAKGWLNSFFGEHEDMYMAGVAVLIGVAAGYGNIIFRYLIGIVQDFFYGTKEEFLLETLIHTPIYKIVLIPAVGGLIVGMAGLIFKSAKGHGVPDVIKAIALNLKISPFVAVVKSFTSAITLGTGGSAGREGPIIHIGSALGSGVGKIFGFSTRRMKTAVACGAAGGLAATFNAPIGGAMFAAEVLLGEFGIRTFSPIIISSVIATVVSRGHLGNVVTFEAPEYHLRHFMELPLYMVLGFACAVVGVFFIRFFYKTEETFDNLSIPSFLKPALGGLLLGILAIYSREIMGVGYDTINQILASNQVGLFLLVIVFLKILATSLTLGSGGSGGLFVPALFIGTATGGALGGIFNAAFPGITSSSGAYALVAMSAMLGATIKAPLTAILIIFEITQSYEIILPLMFATIIANVAANWLEKESIFSWILAKEGINIRKGTEERVLSEIRVEDVMLRDIVTFKESSNFKEITEGIKKADHIYYPVLNDKGYLTGIMSLDNIKNVMFEKGLEEIVVAGEICTKDDLIYVYPEDSLATALKKLGIKDLGALPVVENINGNFKVEGLLRRSDIILAYNKALATSV
- the glmS gene encoding glutamine--fructose-6-phosphate transaminase (isomerizing), which translates into the protein MCGIVAYIGEKNAYDILLEGLERLEYRGYDSAGLALLDKSENIIKTVRSVGKLKNLREKTSSTDFNSKAGIGHTRWATHGKPTSYNAHPHVSKGLALVHNGIIENYLQLKKELTDKGYVFQSETDSEVIAHLIHSYLNGDILEAVRKATNKLNGAFSVAVISEDNPDRIIAARNDSPLVLGAGEGENFAASDIPAVLSHTRNFIFMEDGDIAVLRKDSIEIYDKNHKKVERDKKYIDWNPVMAEKAGFRHFMQKEIYEQPRAVTDTLRGKYSLEESLIRLPELDEISGALKNASRIHIVACGTSWHAGLVGKFLLEKFAGVPVEVDIASEYRYRDTILDENVIFLAITQSGETADTLAAMRMAKKKGCSTLAICNVLGSSVSREADGVIYTHAGPEIGVASTKAFTTQITCLYMLGIYLGQIRNTMSDKSRSEYIHSLLGVPEQMEYVLNKDSEIENIAKDFKDYKDFLFLGRHLNYPVALEGALKLKEISYIHAEGYPAGEMKHGPIALIDENMPVFTLATKSRVYDKIVSNIEEVKARDGIVIATVTENDTHLADKCDAVISIPGTSEEVSVFLNTVVTQFFAYHCARLLGNDVDQPRNLAKSVTVE
- a CDS encoding pyridoxal phosphate-dependent aminotransferase produces the protein MRFDIAKSGSGLTYEIRNIVNVANELKKRGVDVIWENIGDPVVKGEKIPEWMKSILSEIMEDDLSFAYSPTKGVLSTREYLAEKVNKRGKIKITPEDIIFFNGLGDAIARAYSSIRVDARIIMPEPTYSTHFMAEVLHASFPPNTYRLNPYNNWKPDINELERKVKSHNSIVGILVINPDNPTGFVYSEETLKEIVRIAKEYDLFLIFDEIYHNITYNGHKTVQLSDIIGDVPGISMKGISKEYPWPGARCGWMEVYNIDKDEKFCRYVDAILQQKMSEVCSTTFPQMAIPKLLEHPEYDKYLKDRVRHYEKLSNIAYNILKDVPYIVTSRTNGAFYMSIVFNEAVLNNKQTLPINIPEIKSYVEKLTGGNIEMDKRFAYYLLASSGICVVPMTSFFTSLPGFRMTLLEKDVERFEWTVKHLAENIVNYIESSK
- a CDS encoding SRPBCC family protein, which gives rise to MALYRLKRIQYLNSDIKTCWNFFSDPGKLAEITPAWLGFRVVSDLPGNMFPGLIIEYKITPFAFFETSWVTEITHVSEPFFFVDEQRLGPYKFWHHKHFFEESGDGVIMTDEVHYSMPFGIIGDILNRFVVRKRLENIFNYRFETLKKLF
- the glmU gene encoding bifunctional UDP-N-acetylglucosamine diphosphorylase/glucosamine-1-phosphate N-acetyltransferase GlmU; this translates as MLNVLINDKFAMGEKMNVKALVLAAGKGTRMKSKKPKVLFDVAGKPMIDYVMEAASAVCSDGTVVVLGEAAEDIQSHLQGYNSEFVFQKEQKGTADAVLAAKDTLKNYNGKILILCGDMPLVSRESLKAFIESSDSPVNFMSVKKKNPEGYGRVVRGADGSVIRIVEEKDANLNEKKLKEINTGIYLAESKELFRRLEYINNNNAQEEYYLTDIVKDGAGIFVAEAEEEFLGINDRAALAEASKLIWRKRACEYMKNGVSIIDPDSFYCDNSVEIENDVTIHPNVTLKGETKIGEGSVVYPGCRIADSVVEDYCEIKDNCVITESFVGRESSVGPMAHLRPGSKLYGKNKIGNFVEVKKTEIHENSKASHLTYLGDAYIGKDVNIGCGTITCNYDGISKHKTIINDGVFVGSDVQFVAPVEIGKNALIAAGSTVTKDVPDESLAISRSEQVNKEGWVRKRKQIYSREK